In the Colletotrichum lupini chromosome 4, complete sequence genome, ACGTGCGCGGCAAGCTGTGATGATTCATCCCACGCCACCCATGGAGGAATCGACTCAGATTTGTGATGTTGTTATTCATTATTAGTTCTGGCTCTTGAAGCTGGAGAATGTTTTCTCAGAAGCGATTGACTATTTGAGATGGTCACTTGGCGCTTTTCATTGGCTGTTGTCCAACTGATAGGTCAAGCTCTTATGGGCGGATGAGAACTTCCTGTGATGATGGATCGCACACTTTCATGTGTGAACTTACACTGAGGTTCGAATCTCTGGACATCCCATTTTCACGATCGATAAAACTCTGGCTTAAAATCTCATCGCAATCAAAGCGTAATCTCATTCATGTCATGATTTGATTTCATTCAGCGTAAAATAGCAGATGGTATATAATCCCTTTACATATCCACAGGTCATCCACACAAGGTCGTCATCCCTTCAACACACAAAACCCCTTACACCAGCTTCCAGACACCGTCGTTGACCTCAATCTTGATCTCACGGTTCTCGTCGATACTTTTCCTGCCAGCGTGGAGGATAGCCGTGGTGGCGATGGTGTTCTTGAGGGTAGGCAGACCCTTGGCATCGAGATCCTTGGGCTTGAGCTGGCCAGAGTTGACCTGCCGGCAGCCGTCGACGAACTTCTCGAGCGAGATGTAGCCGTAGCCCGTCTGGCCGTTGAAGTTTCCGTCCTCGTCGGGCGCGTAGCGCATGTAAAAGGGGTTGTACCACATGAGCTGGCCCGCCGAGTCGTCGGCGACGTCGTAGCCGCGCTTGGCCTGGTCGACGCGGATCTCGCCGTTGGCGGCGAGGTAGTGGAAGTACTGGTTCGAGTGGACGCCCGCGCGCTGGGGCGCGGTCCAGCTGGCGGTGTAGACGCCCGTGGCCTTTTTGGACGGGTCGCCCTTCTTCTCCCAGTGGACGAGGACGGAGATTGTGTCCTCGGTGGCCGGGTCGCAGCCGAGGTCGGTGGCGATGCCCTTTGACGCCGAGGCGGAGACCTTGACGGGGACGAAGCCTTGCTGGGTGACCATGGAGTCGCAAATGTCGACGTGGTGGCTGTTAAGGTAGTAAGAGATGTCCGAGTCGACGCCGGCCCAGGCCTTGAAGGTCTCGAGCTGGGACTTGGGCTGGGACATGTAGCTGTAAAAGTAGTTGAAGTCGCCGAGCTTCTGGGCCTTGAAGCGGGCGTCTGAGTAGGCCGGGTCGAAGCGCTTGTGGTGCTCGATGAAGACGTAGACGCCCTTCTTGTCGGCGGCCTCGATGAGGGCCTGGTGGTGCTCCAGGTCCTTGACGGCGGGCTTGGTCAGGAGCACGTGGATGCCGCGCTCGATGGCGTAGAGGGCGATGGGGTAGTGGGTGGTGTCGGGGGTGAAGATGGTGATGGCGTCGCCGGCCTTGAGGGCGTCGATGGCCGTCTTGTAGGAGTCGGGGTCCTTCTTGTCGTTGGCGGGGTATGAGTCGAAGGAGGTGTCCAGGCCGTTGTAAGCCTGGGTGATGTTCTTGTGGAGATGCTCCCCTTCACGCACAGGTCAGCATTGTCACTTTGACTGTATTGGCTCGGGACAGCGGTGTTTTTCGTACTAATGGCGGGGAACTTTGTGCCGTTGACGCCAACCATGCCCAGCTGGTTGACCTTGCCTCTTCTCCTCAGGTCGAAGAGAGTCAGGCCGACGACGCCCACCTTCTTGTCCGAACCAGAGGCACCGCCACCGACGAAGCCGGTGGTGTACTCTCCGGTACCAACCTGGTGATGAAATTAGCACGTGAAACTGAGCCGGATGATTCTGAATTGGCTTACCATCAAGACGTTGAGAGGCTCCATTTTGGTCGCGTCTTTTCTTTCAATGGTTTAGAAAATGATACAGGTGAGGGGAGAGGAGAGTTTGGGAGGGAATGGAGAAGAGGAACTTCACGAGCTAGGACAGACGGCGAAAGTTACGGTCTATATAAGAGAGGGGTGGGAACGTGTCAATGGGCAAAGTAGCACAAGTAGCTCGGGCGAGACGCAGCGAGAGACAGCACGGAACAAGAGCGGCAACGGATAATAATGGGCAGGCCAAGAATATTTTTCTCTCTCTAAGGATGAAGCTCGCCGTGGCATGGCGACCAAGGAGAAGCTCCCGTCTCGTCTCCGTCACGTCTCGTAGCTACTCCACGACAAAGCTGGGCCCGGAAAAATTGAGGGGCAGAGGAGGGGGGAAGACAATTGGAGGGATTTATCAGCCCCGCACTCCGCCGTGCGTCAGCTCCCCCAGCCCAGACGCTCGACTTATCCGCTCAGATAGTCTGATGGAGACAATTATAGGGAGTCTCTGGTATGATGTGCTATGATGGCTGCTCTTGGCTTGTTTTGTTAGAAAAAGGCGAGACTTTTGGAAGAGCGAACGGGTTGCATGGCGCATGCATGGTTGGTTCTTCAGCGTTCATCCAGCATGAACTTGGATCGGGAGCATATTGCGGAATCATGAGAGATTTTGCAAAGAACTTCTGACTATAGTAATGGAAATTTGTCCCTAGAGGGGAAAAAATGCAggagaagaaaaaaacaTGCTGCCGCTTCTGGAAACACATCCCGAGCATGACCGAAGCCACGGTGCCGTCGACGCCGGTGTTCGGAGGGTCGCACCGGCCGATTCAAGCCCAAGACGGAGGCTGCGCCGCCACGCCATCTTGCCGGATTTTCATGATTTAGCATGGGCCTCCAATGATACAAGGGCAACTCCGTAGCCAATTTTTCTTTGAAGTTTTTTCTGTGCACTGCCTTCTCATTTCAGAGAAATAACCAGAGTGAAGACATCTGGGAGTTGCAGTTTCGCGACTGAAGAGTAAGAGAAACATGGAGGGGCAGCAAAAAAAGTGGAatgagggggagggggaggggccgTGGGAATCGCAAGTGTGGGGCAGCGTCGTGCCGTTCTTCCATTGGGGTTCAACGGGTGTGCTTGGGTACCTCACTTTGTGCTAGTAGTCGGCCTAGTAACGTGTGGACTGGGCCAAGGAGAATAATGCCAATTTGTTTAAACGGGGTGATCAATTGCTGGCTGGTTAGAGCAATTAACGCCGGTTATTACCCATTGGCTGGGAAGACCATTTCATAGAAGAATCAACCCTGTTTAGAGTATTCGTACCACAACTCAATCCCATAACTTTTGAGAGCCGAGAGCGGGCAAGAATGATGTTGGACAATCGTCTGTCTAAACGGAAGCTAAATGATTCAAGGAGCCAATATTCTCAGTCTTTGATTTTGGACTTGACGAAGTTTACCTGGATAGCCTTCGCCCGCCCGGGGAGACACAACCTCAGTGCTGGTATGAGTATCTTTTTCCTGGCCCCATTCCCCGCCCCCACGCCCCATCTGCCCCGCGACAACTCGTGACATGGATGACCGCTGGTATGAAATACATGAGACAAGGTACCTTGAGTGAGTTGATATCTCAATAAACCACCAAGGTATCCGTAGGCCATAAGACTATTCTGCTACTGCGTATTTCGCTGGACAGAATGCGTTTAGGAAATTTCTCGATTGTAAAACCCGTCTGACAGACGGTACGCAGGCAGTTACGGCTGATGCAGTGATATTCATTCCGAAACGCGCACTAGGGCATCCTGCTCCGAAGAAAATTAGGCGATGGGATCCTTTACCTGCTGCACACGATACATCGCCTGCAGAATTCGATATTTAATCCCTCTTCAACCGGCTAAAGACTGTGGTTGTATTGGCCAGCAGTCTACCAACTTGAGTTTCATTGCCCGCGACATTAGCAATATGCAATATTTTGAACGACTTTACCCGAGAATTGGAGTCTAAGAAGTAGATACCTAGTAGCTTATGTAACTCAATACTTACAACATGAAGCCTTTCATGATGCTATCTGCACCAGAACGTAGCGCAGACTCTAGGCCACACCAACCTTGAGAGGTTCTTCAGAATATTAGACTACCTAACGCCTTTTTACATGCATCTCACATTGATCGCGAGTCTTGTTACCTACATTATGTCCTTTCGCTCGTCCATTCCGTTCCAGCGCCGATGGCTAGACCCCTCGTGCCCCTCCGTGCCTGCTCCAACTCTGAAGCTAAGGTACCGTGGTACCTCCACTCATTCAAAGACACCCCACTTACCCTGCCAGGCATAGTTCTCTGCTTCCTATTGGAGGAACATCTTAGACGTAATTTCTCCGTCCACTCATTTGACTTCCATCTCCATCACTCCCAACCTTCTCCAACACTTCAACGACGCACAAATCCATGCCACTCCATACGCTTCGTATC is a window encoding:
- a CDS encoding oxidoreductase family protein, which gives rise to MEPLNVLMVGTGEYTTGFVGGGASGSDKKVGVVGLTLFDLRRRGKVNQLGMVGVNGTKFPAIREHLHKNITQAYNGLDTSFDSYPANDKKDPDSYKTAIDALKAGDAITIFTPDTTHYPIALYAIERGIHVLLTKPAVKDLEHHQALIEAADKKGVYVFIEHHKRFDPAYSDARFKAQKLGDFNYFYSYMSQPKSQLETFKAWAGVDSDISYYLNSHHVDICDSMVTQQGFVPVKVSASASKGIATDLGCDPATEDTISVLVHWEKKGDPSKKATGVYTASWTAPQRAGVHSNQYFHYLAANGEIRVDQAKRGYDVADDSAGQLMWYNPFYMRYAPDEDGNFNGQTGYGYISLEKFVDGCRQVNSGQLKPKDLDAKGLPTLKNTIATTAILHAGRKSIDENREIKIEVNDGVWKLV